The region AGGCGGTGAACAGATCCGCCGCAGAAGCTCCCGGCCGGCACGCGGCAACGAGCCTGTCCCACAGCGCGTTCGACCGCGCGTACAACTCGTCAGCGCCCTTCACGTCGCCGACCGGCCAGGTGCGCCCGACTTCGCCGACGTAACCCCCCGCCAGGGCGCCGGAGGCGAACGCCACCAGGTCGCCGTCGGCGACGCGGCGGTCACGGCGGCCGACGCGCCATGAGTGCTCACGGGACGTGATCCAGGCGCCGTCCTGGGTGGCCGACGTGCTCACTCCGCCGGCGGCCATCGCCTCGAGCATGACCCCGGTGAGGGCCTGCTCGGTGGTTCCCGGCGCGAGTTCGGCCACCGCGGCCGCCAGCCCGTCCTCGGCGACGCCGAGCGCACCGCGCAGCGCGGCGATCTCGTCGGGCGTCTTGACCCGGCGCGCGGCCCGCATCGCGACCTCCCCGTCGACCAGTTCGGCGTTCGGGAAGGCCATCGGCAACAGCTGAGCGAAAGTCGGTGACAGCGCGTCTGTTCCGACGCGCTTCGCGCCCGCCGCGCCGTCGATGTTCTTCAGCACCTCGATGAGCGTCATCGGGTTCCAGGCCAATCCGTAGAGGTGGTCGTGCCCGATCTCGTCGGGCATGCCCTCGTCCCAGCTGCTGTTCAGGTGGATCTCACCGGTGGCTCGGACCACCACGCAAATCGGGGCGAACGGGCGGGTGCCCGCCACCCACAGCTGCGGCGCCCCGGTGACATACCGGACGTTGGCCTGCCGGCCGAGCACGAGGATGTCGAGGTCGTTCGCCTCCATCTGCGCCAGCGCACGTTCGCGGCGCCCGATGCGCAACGCGGGAGGGTCGGGAAGAA is a window of Mycolicibacterium chubuense NBB4 DNA encoding:
- a CDS encoding M24 family metallopeptidase, translating into MTDEVLPDPPALRIGRRERALAQMEANDLDILVLGRQANVRYVTGAPQLWVAGTRPFAPICVVVRATGEIHLNSSWDEGMPDEIGHDHLYGLAWNPMTLIEVLKNIDGAAGAKRVGTDALSPTFAQLLPMAFPNAELVDGEVAMRAARRVKTPDEIAALRGALGVAEDGLAAAVAELAPGTTEQALTGVMLEAMAAGGVSTSATQDGAWITSREHSWRVGRRDRRVADGDLVAFASGALAGGYVGEVGRTWPVGDVKGADELYARSNALWDRLVAACRPGASAADLFTAYEAAGESLPPMPVAHGLGLGFDPPVISPDLAQTSADERLDPGTVLAVTGYVWEPGVGAVFRRDAVLIGGDGPEVLTTSPLPAQATAGIG